Proteins co-encoded in one Flavobacterium sp. M31R6 genomic window:
- a CDS encoding DUF2490 domain-containing protein, which translates to MKIIRIFCLLLVCFVSRAQTEKNVDHQSLLWTRYYNQLTINNKWSIHTEFDNRVFISPFEENLYEMRIQGRYKINNNIEVGAGYAYFSVATQVPEVTYDFRIPEYRGQQDITWKQEYGSFTLNQRFQVEERFFHNADKDGLLPGTTYYWRFRYRLQGEYSCWKKENQYLKAIVYDELMINGGENVVKNTFDQNRIYAALQYGVNKNIALELGYLNSFQQRASGVDYFDRDIIRFTFFHKINLQKKK; encoded by the coding sequence ATGAAAATCATCAGAATCTTTTGCCTTTTGTTAGTATGTTTTGTTTCCAGAGCGCAAACCGAAAAAAATGTAGATCATCAAAGTTTACTTTGGACACGATATTACAACCAATTGACAATAAACAACAAATGGTCCATTCATACTGAATTTGACAATCGGGTTTTCATAAGTCCTTTCGAGGAGAATTTATATGAAATGCGAATTCAGGGACGCTATAAAATCAATAACAACATAGAAGTGGGCGCCGGATATGCGTATTTCTCTGTTGCAACCCAAGTTCCCGAAGTCACTTACGATTTTAGAATACCGGAATACAGAGGCCAACAGGACATCACTTGGAAGCAAGAATATGGTAGCTTTACCTTGAATCAACGCTTTCAAGTTGAAGAACGTTTTTTTCACAATGCCGATAAAGATGGATTGCTGCCAGGAACTACTTACTATTGGAGATTCAGATACCGTCTTCAAGGGGAATACTCCTGCTGGAAAAAGGAAAATCAGTATTTGAAAGCAATTGTATATGACGAATTGATGATTAATGGCGGTGAAAATGTTGTCAAAAACACATTTGACCAAAACAGAATTTATGCCGCTTTACAATACGGTGTCAACAAAAATATTGCATTAGAATTGGGGTATTTAAACAGTTTCCAACAACGCGCGAGTGGTGTTGATTATTTTGACAGGGACATTATTAGGTTTACTTTTTTTCATAAAATAAACCTTCAAAAAAAGAAATAA
- a CDS encoding YgcG family protein, which yields MKKVISQKTKVKSQWLQIILFFFCINSIFAQFTIPKKPSFQTSVYDYANVLSPEEKAQLEEKLIKYSDSTTTQIVVITIESLQNEDVSQLATKWGQTWGIGGTAKDDNGVIILLAKNERKIAINPGYGLEDRLTAGTGGEIIRNIIVPEFKAGSYYQGLDKGTSAIIDVFKGKYKGERKQTKGKDFPILPIIVIVVIVLILLSKNRNAGGGGNSGNRGGGGPSLLDVIILSSLGRGGGGGFGGGSSGGGFGGGGGGFGGGFGGGGFSGGGSSGSW from the coding sequence ATGAAGAAAGTCATAAGTCAAAAGACGAAAGTCAAAAGCCAATGGCTACAAATAATTCTGTTTTTTTTCTGCATAAATTCAATTTTTGCACAATTTACGATTCCGAAGAAACCTAGTTTTCAAACTTCGGTTTATGATTATGCCAATGTTCTAAGTCCAGAAGAAAAAGCCCAACTTGAAGAAAAATTGATCAAATATTCTGATTCTACGACTACTCAAATTGTAGTAATCACTATAGAGAGCCTCCAAAATGAAGATGTTAGTCAACTAGCAACTAAATGGGGGCAAACTTGGGGAATTGGTGGAACAGCAAAAGATGATAATGGAGTTATTATTCTTTTGGCAAAAAACGAAAGAAAGATAGCTATCAATCCTGGTTACGGTTTAGAGGATAGGCTAACCGCCGGAACTGGCGGAGAAATAATTCGAAACATTATCGTTCCTGAGTTTAAAGCAGGCAGTTATTACCAAGGCTTAGACAAAGGTACCAGTGCAATTATTGATGTTTTCAAAGGCAAATACAAAGGCGAACGCAAACAAACAAAAGGAAAAGATTTTCCAATTTTACCAATCATAGTCATTGTGGTTATTGTTTTGATTTTACTATCCAAGAATAGAAATGCTGGCGGTGGAGGAAATTCCGGAAACCGAGGCGGTGGAGGGCCTAGCCTACTCGACGTCATTATACTAAGCAGCCTCGGAAGAGGTGGCGGAGGTGGTTTTGGTGGTGGATCATCAGGCGGTGGTTTCGGAGGCGGAGGCGGAGGCTTCGGCGGAGGTTTTGGCGGAGGCGGATTCTCTGGCGGAGGTTCAAGCGGAAGCTGGTAA
- a CDS encoding Rrf2 family transcriptional regulator, whose product MLSHKTKYALKALLYLAQQDENHISRTIEIAEGASIPKKFLEQILLDLKRGHFVGSKQGKYGGYYLLKDKETITLADIHRLFDGAIALLPCASLNFYERCSDCVSESECLLRHGLMTIRDETLKAMQGITIASLVKK is encoded by the coding sequence ATGCTTTCACATAAAACCAAATATGCCCTAAAAGCGCTTCTATATTTAGCGCAACAAGATGAAAACCATATTTCAAGAACCATTGAAATTGCGGAAGGAGCTTCTATTCCAAAAAAGTTTTTGGAACAAATACTTTTGGATTTAAAGAGAGGTCATTTTGTAGGTAGCAAGCAAGGGAAATATGGTGGTTATTACCTTTTGAAAGACAAAGAAACAATCACTTTAGCCGATATTCACCGATTATTTGATGGTGCAATTGCATTACTTCCTTGTGCATCCTTAAATTTTTACGAGCGTTGCTCTGATTGCGTAAGCGAGTCTGAATGCCTATTGCGACACGGATTGATGACGATTAGAGACGAAACTTTGAAAGCAATGCAAGGCATTACAATCGCCTCATTGGTAAAAAAATAA
- a CDS encoding S41 family peptidase, whose protein sequence is MKLKIFALLLVTSFNLHLIHSQNIDSPKLSESEIKNLSSLCKIWGFLKYYHPNVAKGSYNWDEHLLTILPKVKHANSKEELSKIYLDWIENLGTFKLCNSCDDISKKEYFDKNFDLSWTQNTDVFTDELTKKLKYIENNRFQGQNHYVSTVAPKIALMKSLGIIKITNEPNYKNFEFPEQNYRLLSLFRYWNIVEYFYPYKYLTDQKWDIVLREMIPKFKDAKNATEYQLAIKETAVKLDDTHTFTNTAITNDFFGRKYIPASFKIIDKKAIITEFLNDSLAKVDDLRIGDVIEKVDDKNVNDILQEKLKYIHGSNYNTKLRNSYWAIFNGFTDSLKISLNRNEIISEKIVHRYFFKDFKSKNEIKEKYKIVDGNIGYVNMAALIEIEDVEKMMSEMKSTKAIIIDMRASVSRPYPLAKRLFQTKKEFAKLTEPDLSYPGRFIWKKTDLISPIKNEYYPGKVIVLVNESTQSASEYYTMCLQKGDNVTTIGSQTAGADGNTNEIEFIGFKSLMSGLGVYYPDGTETQRKGVKIDIEVHPTIKGIQERKDEVLERALEFLKKKLN, encoded by the coding sequence ATGAAATTAAAGATTTTCGCTTTATTATTAGTTACGTCTTTCAATTTACATTTAATACATAGTCAAAACATAGACTCTCCAAAATTAAGTGAATCTGAAATAAAAAACTTATCATCATTATGCAAAATATGGGGATTCCTTAAATATTACCACCCCAATGTTGCCAAAGGAAGTTACAATTGGGATGAACACTTGCTAACGATACTCCCTAAAGTGAAACATGCTAACAGTAAAGAAGAACTATCTAAAATATATTTGGACTGGATCGAAAATTTAGGAACATTTAAGCTTTGTAATTCTTGTGATGATATTAGCAAAAAAGAATATTTTGACAAGAATTTTGACCTTTCTTGGACTCAAAATACAGATGTATTTACTGATGAACTTACTAAAAAGTTAAAGTATATTGAAAACAATAGATTTCAAGGCCAAAACCATTATGTTTCCACAGTTGCTCCAAAAATTGCCTTAATGAAAAGTCTAGGCATTATTAAAATAACGAATGAGCCTAATTATAAAAATTTCGAATTTCCAGAACAAAATTATAGATTATTAAGTTTATTCAGATATTGGAATATTGTAGAATATTTTTACCCTTATAAATATTTAACGGATCAAAAATGGGATATAGTTTTAAGAGAAATGATTCCAAAATTTAAAGATGCAAAAAACGCTACCGAATATCAATTAGCAATTAAAGAAACAGCCGTAAAACTAGACGACACTCACACATTTACAAATACAGCAATCACAAATGATTTTTTTGGACGTAAATACATTCCCGCATCATTTAAAATAATTGACAAAAAAGCAATCATAACTGAGTTTTTAAATGATTCTTTAGCTAAAGTGGATGATTTAAGAATTGGAGACGTGATTGAAAAAGTGGATGATAAAAATGTAAATGACATTCTTCAAGAAAAATTAAAATACATTCATGGATCAAATTATAATACTAAATTAAGAAACTCCTATTGGGCTATATTTAATGGTTTTACTGATTCTCTAAAAATATCTTTAAATAGAAACGAAATAATTTCGGAGAAAATTGTTCACCGTTACTTTTTCAAGGATTTTAAATCAAAAAATGAAATTAAGGAAAAATATAAAATAGTTGATGGAAACATTGGATATGTTAATATGGCAGCTCTCATAGAAATTGAGGATGTTGAAAAAATGATGTCAGAAATGAAATCTACCAAAGCTATTATAATTGACATGAGAGCTTCTGTTAGCCGCCCCTATCCATTAGCAAAAAGACTATTTCAAACAAAAAAGGAATTTGCAAAATTAACAGAGCCAGATTTATCTTATCCTGGTAGATTTATTTGGAAAAAAACAGATCTAATTTCACCAATAAAAAATGAATATTACCCTGGTAAAGTAATTGTATTAGTTAACGAGAGTACACAAAGTGCAAGTGAATATTATACGATGTGTTTGCAGAAAGGCGACAATGTAACAACAATAGGAAGTCAAACTGCTGGTGCGGATGGGAATACTAATGAAATAGAATTTATTGGTTTTAAATCTTTAATGAGTGGCCTTGGAGTTTATTATCCTGATGGCACTGAAACCCAAAGAAAAGGCGTTAAAATTGATATAGAAGTTCATCCAACAATAAAAGGAATTCAAGAAAGAAAAGATGAGGTTCTAGAAAGAGCGTTGGAATTTCTAAAAAAAAAATTAAATTAA
- a CDS encoding PstS family phosphate ABC transporter substrate-binding protein — protein MKTNRNLLLTLVVLIIASITPNKVSAQDLSGNISISGAFALYPITVKWAEEFKKTHPNVKIDIQAGGAGKGITDVLSKVTDIGLVSRELNAAEYKKGAYAIAVTKDAVIPTISATSPYRKVLYQRGVKKEAFNNIFITGKYKTWNALGFKSTAPIHVYTRSDAAGAAETWASYFGKKQEDLQGVAVFGDPGLAQAVQRDPSGLGFNNIVYIYDTKTNKPTNGIVAVPIDLNNNGKLDPDENFYNDIDQLIAAIVSGKYPSPPARDLYFVTTGKPNNAVVKAFIKYILTDGQKFVTEAGYIKLSKEKLTKELAKVK, from the coding sequence ATGAAAACAAACAGAAATTTATTATTGACGCTAGTAGTGTTAATAATTGCAAGCATTACGCCAAATAAAGTTTCGGCACAAGATTTATCAGGAAACATAAGCATTTCTGGAGCATTTGCATTGTATCCGATTACTGTAAAATGGGCAGAAGAATTCAAAAAAACACACCCTAATGTCAAAATAGACATTCAAGCAGGAGGTGCCGGAAAAGGAATAACGGATGTTTTATCTAAAGTTACCGACATTGGATTGGTATCACGAGAACTGAATGCTGCTGAATACAAAAAAGGAGCTTACGCCATTGCTGTTACCAAAGATGCAGTAATTCCGACAATAAGCGCAACAAGTCCCTATAGAAAAGTATTATACCAAAGAGGTGTAAAAAAAGAAGCCTTTAATAATATTTTCATCACCGGAAAATACAAAACTTGGAATGCTTTAGGTTTCAAGAGCACTGCTCCTATACATGTTTACACACGATCTGATGCCGCCGGAGCCGCCGAAACTTGGGCCAGTTATTTTGGCAAAAAACAAGAAGATTTACAGGGAGTTGCCGTATTTGGAGATCCTGGATTGGCACAAGCGGTACAAAGAGATCCTTCTGGGTTAGGTTTTAATAATATTGTTTACATCTACGATACCAAAACCAACAAACCAACCAATGGAATTGTTGCTGTGCCAATTGATTTAAACAATAATGGAAAATTAGATCCAGATGAAAACTTTTATAATGACATCGATCAATTGATTGCCGCCATTGTTTCGGGTAAATACCCATCACCTCCAGCTAGAGATTTGTATTTTGTAACCACAGGAAAACCAAACAATGCCGTTGTCAAAGCATTCATAAAATACATTCTTACAGATGGTCAAAAATTCGTTACGGAAGCGGGATATATTAAACTTTCCAAAGAAAAATTAACAAAAGAATTAGCGAAGGTAAAATAA
- the pstC gene encoding phosphate ABC transporter permease subunit PstC, with translation MKNIRLLKDRLISKTFLALTILSISTVILIGVGLFYKSTPILNSTSLYNLLFSSEWKPFKEAFGFYPFIVGTLWVTAIAIIIALPLSMLTAIYLSEYAHIRVRKLVLPLIELLSGIPPVLYGVWGVLVIVPLIQDKIAPHFVEFTTGYSVLAGGIVLAIMIFPLIISIVIEVFDNVPQDLRNASLSLGATQWQTVKKVVLRKSFDGIVAAVVLAISRAFGETIAVLMVCGNLAQVPHSLFDSAYPLPALIANNYGEMMSIPMYDSALMFAALLLFVIIFLFNALSRIILYRIEKRNN, from the coding sequence ATGAAAAACATAAGATTACTCAAAGATCGTCTCATCAGTAAAACATTTCTGGCGTTAACCATCCTGTCCATTTCGACGGTGATTTTAATTGGCGTTGGATTGTTCTACAAATCAACACCCATTTTAAACAGCACTTCACTTTATAATTTATTATTCTCCTCCGAATGGAAACCTTTTAAAGAGGCCTTCGGATTTTATCCTTTTATAGTCGGCACACTTTGGGTAACCGCAATTGCCATTATCATTGCTTTGCCTTTATCAATGCTGACTGCCATTTATCTTTCGGAGTATGCTCACATAAGAGTTCGGAAATTGGTTTTGCCCTTAATTGAATTATTATCGGGAATTCCACCCGTGCTTTATGGAGTTTGGGGAGTCTTGGTAATTGTACCTTTAATACAAGACAAAATAGCTCCGCATTTCGTAGAATTCACAACAGGTTATTCAGTATTGGCAGGAGGAATTGTTTTGGCAATTATGATTTTTCCACTTATCATCAGCATTGTCATTGAAGTGTTTGATAATGTGCCACAGGATTTACGAAATGCTTCTTTGTCATTAGGCGCTACGCAATGGCAAACCGTCAAAAAAGTAGTTCTTCGAAAATCATTTGACGGAATTGTAGCGGCTGTAGTTCTGGCAATTTCCAGAGCTTTTGGGGAAACCATAGCCGTTTTGATGGTTTGCGGTAATTTGGCACAAGTTCCGCACAGCCTATTCGACTCCGCTTATCCGTTACCGGCGCTTATCGCCAATAATTATGGGGAAATGATGTCCATTCCGATGTACGATTCTGCATTGATGTTTGCAGCCCTACTCCTATTCGTCATCATCTTTTTATTCAATGCACTGTCGAGAATTATTTTATATAGAATCGAAAAAAGAAATAACTAA
- a CDS encoding TPM domain-containing protein, whose amino-acid sequence MSKVEDFLSKEEEQEIVEAIRIAEKNTSGEIRVHIEKTTSLDAYDRAMEVFHELKMDETELQNGVLIYLAIEDKTFVICGDKGINDVVTNTFWDSTRDVMVAQFKQGNFKQGLIDGILKAGQEMKKHFPWQEGDTNELSNEISKG is encoded by the coding sequence ATGTCAAAAGTAGAAGATTTTTTAAGCAAAGAAGAAGAACAAGAAATTGTGGAAGCTATTCGAATAGCCGAAAAAAACACTTCTGGCGAAATTAGAGTTCATATAGAAAAAACAACTTCCCTAGATGCGTATGATCGTGCCATGGAAGTTTTTCATGAATTAAAAATGGATGAAACCGAATTACAAAATGGTGTTTTAATCTATCTGGCTATTGAAGACAAAACCTTTGTGATTTGTGGTGACAAAGGCATCAACGATGTTGTTACCAATACCTTTTGGGACAGTACCCGTGATGTTATGGTTGCACAATTCAAACAGGGAAATTTCAAACAAGGATTAATTGATGGTATTTTAAAAGCCGGTCAAGAAATGAAAAAGCATTTTCCTTGGCAAGAAGGCGACACCAACGAATTATCAAACGAAATATCAAAAGGATGA
- the pstB gene encoding phosphate ABC transporter ATP-binding protein PstB: MIIQPHISIQNLNVHIGENHILKNINLDIPDKKVTSLIGPSGCGKTTLLKTMNRLLDRQNDVRVDGKVLVDGENIYDPKVEVTHIRKKMGLLSQRPFPLPMNIYDNIAYGQRIHGNHNKKELDEIVEKYLRGVNLWDEVKDRLKSPATRLSIGQQQRLCLARGLAIEPEIILGDEPTSALDPISTQAIEELFMQLKDKYTIVLVTHILRQARRVSDYIGFVYMGEIIEFGPTEEVLLNPKEKLTKDYVKGFLV; encoded by the coding sequence ATGATCATTCAACCTCACATAAGTATCCAAAATTTAAATGTCCACATTGGTGAAAACCATATTCTAAAGAACATTAATCTTGACATTCCAGACAAGAAAGTGACCTCACTAATTGGTCCATCGGGTTGTGGAAAAACGACCTTACTTAAAACCATGAATCGATTACTCGACCGCCAAAATGATGTGCGCGTAGACGGAAAAGTTTTGGTTGACGGCGAAAACATTTACGACCCAAAAGTCGAAGTTACCCACATTCGAAAAAAAATGGGTTTGCTCTCGCAAAGACCTTTTCCGTTGCCGATGAATATTTATGATAATATTGCTTACGGGCAGCGCATTCACGGAAATCATAACAAAAAAGAGTTGGATGAAATCGTCGAAAAATATCTTCGTGGCGTAAATCTTTGGGACGAAGTAAAAGACAGACTTAAATCGCCTGCAACCCGATTATCCATCGGACAACAGCAACGATTGTGTTTGGCCAGAGGACTAGCAATTGAACCAGAAATTATTTTGGGAGACGAACCAACATCGGCATTAGACCCCATTTCAACCCAAGCCATTGAGGAATTGTTTATGCAATTAAAAGACAAATACACAATTGTTTTGGTCACACACATTTTGCGTCAAGCGCGAAGAGTTTCTGATTATATCGGTTTTGTTTATATGGGAGAGATTATAGAATTTGGTCCAACCGAAGAAGTGCTTTTGAATCCAAAAGAAAAACTGACCAAAGATTACGTAAAAGGCTTTTTGGTTTAA
- a CDS encoding TonB-dependent receptor: MKNTFIKTIASLFFLLIFSTSYGQNLLQGVVKNDQDSPIEGVNIVLKGTTNSSTTDVNGNFSIEAKTLPFTIIVQYLGYTTKEIKINELPTVAKPFQITISTGEEKVLSEVVVTSRRRIEKAQDIPIAVSVVTGKQAEQTGAFNVNRIKELVPSVQLYSSNPRNTGINIRGLGSPFGLTNDGIDPGVGFYVDGVYYARPAATTLDFIDVERIEVLRGPQGTLFGKNTTSGAFNITSRKPSFNSGADFEVSYGNYAYLQAKASVTGALSKKVAGRLSFSGTQRDGIIDNIRTGKPTNTLNNQGIRGQLLFTPTENTNITLAGDITTQHNDGYAQVVAGVAPTNRVPQRQFNAIIADLNYQLPSLNAFDRKIDHDTPWRSGQDLGGGSLNVDTKIGNGTLTSTTAWRFWTWDPSNDRDFTGLQQLAKSQNPSRQTQFTQEVRYAGQITSKISGVAGVFFIDQTSKTKGTEESGNAQWRFAQDSFTPANTALWKTPGLFEGYGIHTNAQIHSTSAAVFGQLDWAVTDKLHVLPGLRYNYDKKDADYDRKTYGGLQTTDPKLIALKKKVYTDQNFSSDNDDTDFSGNITVSYKASDKINAYGTFAKSYKPIGVNVAGLPTPAAGQTLADLATVKPEDVTHYEFGVKTSPVPNSILNLTYYNTNIKDFQTNVQAAELGVNRGYLANADEVRVQGVELDFSFILNKHFNFYGAGTYSDGKYVKFTNAPLPLEETGSAVSFKDVSGSNLPGVSRWAGSLSGEYSKKAKFFANAGKFFIALDGYARSEFSSSPSASKYLVVPGYGIFNGRLGFRASEGLSVHIWGRNLLNKNYYEQLLPAGGNAGQYAAVLGDQITYGVTLKYSL, translated from the coding sequence ATGAAAAATACATTTATAAAAACAATTGCAAGTTTATTCTTTTTACTAATTTTCTCGACTTCTTATGGTCAAAACCTTTTACAAGGAGTTGTAAAAAACGATCAAGACTCCCCTATAGAAGGTGTTAATATAGTTCTAAAAGGAACTACTAATTCATCAACTACTGATGTTAATGGTAATTTCAGCATTGAAGCCAAAACACTTCCATTTACAATCATTGTACAATACTTAGGTTACACAACCAAGGAAATTAAAATAAACGAACTACCAACTGTTGCTAAACCTTTTCAAATAACAATTAGCACTGGTGAAGAAAAAGTATTATCTGAGGTAGTTGTAACATCAAGACGTAGAATAGAAAAAGCACAAGATATTCCTATCGCAGTATCTGTTGTTACAGGCAAACAAGCTGAACAGACAGGTGCTTTCAACGTGAACCGTATAAAAGAATTGGTTCCATCTGTACAGCTTTATTCTTCAAACCCAAGAAACACTGGGATTAATATTCGCGGTCTTGGATCACCATTTGGTCTAACCAATGACGGTATCGATCCAGGTGTTGGTTTCTATGTTGACGGTGTATATTATGCCCGTCCTGCAGCAACTACTCTAGATTTTATCGATGTAGAAAGAATTGAAGTATTACGCGGACCGCAAGGAACCTTATTTGGTAAAAACACAACTTCAGGTGCTTTTAATATAACTTCCCGCAAACCAAGCTTCAACTCAGGTGCAGACTTCGAAGTGAGTTACGGAAATTATGCCTATCTTCAAGCCAAGGCTTCGGTTACTGGAGCTTTGAGTAAAAAAGTTGCTGGTAGATTGTCATTTTCGGGTACGCAACGTGATGGTATTATCGATAATATTAGAACAGGAAAGCCAACAAACACGCTGAACAATCAAGGTATTAGAGGTCAATTGCTTTTTACTCCAACGGAAAACACAAACATTACGTTAGCAGGAGATATCACAACACAACATAATGATGGATATGCTCAAGTAGTTGCTGGTGTTGCTCCAACAAATAGAGTTCCACAACGTCAATTTAACGCAATTATTGCTGATTTAAACTACCAACTTCCAAGCTTAAATGCTTTCGATCGTAAAATTGACCATGACACCCCATGGCGTTCAGGACAGGATTTGGGCGGAGGATCACTTAATGTGGACACAAAAATTGGAAATGGAACACTTACCTCAACAACTGCATGGAGATTCTGGACTTGGGATCCATCTAATGACAGAGATTTCACAGGTTTGCAACAACTTGCAAAATCACAAAATCCATCGAGACAAACTCAATTTACCCAAGAGGTACGTTACGCAGGTCAGATTACATCTAAAATAAGCGGTGTTGCTGGAGTCTTTTTTATTGACCAGACATCAAAAACAAAAGGCACAGAGGAATCCGGTAACGCACAATGGAGATTTGCTCAGGACTCATTTACTCCAGCAAATACTGCATTATGGAAAACTCCAGGTCTTTTTGAAGGATATGGAATCCATACAAATGCTCAAATACATTCAACAAGTGCGGCGGTATTCGGTCAATTAGACTGGGCTGTAACAGATAAACTGCATGTATTACCTGGTTTAAGATACAATTATGACAAGAAAGATGCTGATTATGACCGTAAAACATACGGAGGCCTTCAAACCACTGATCCTAAATTAATTGCATTGAAAAAGAAAGTTTATACAGATCAAAACTTCTCATCAGATAATGATGATACTGACTTCTCTGGAAATATAACTGTATCCTACAAAGCATCAGATAAAATCAATGCTTATGGAACTTTTGCAAAAAGCTACAAACCTATTGGAGTGAATGTTGCAGGACTTCCTACTCCTGCTGCGGGACAAACTTTAGCTGATCTTGCAACAGTTAAGCCAGAAGATGTTACCCATTATGAATTTGGAGTAAAAACTTCTCCTGTTCCAAATTCAATATTGAACTTGACATACTATAACACAAATATCAAAGATTTCCAAACCAATGTTCAGGCAGCTGAATTGGGAGTAAACCGCGGTTATCTTGCTAATGCTGATGAAGTACGTGTACAAGGTGTTGAACTAGATTTTAGTTTTATTCTTAACAAGCATTTTAACTTCTACGGAGCTGGAACTTATAGCGACGGTAAGTATGTTAAATTTACAAATGCTCCTCTTCCACTTGAAGAAACGGGTTCTGCAGTGTCATTTAAAGATGTATCGGGTTCTAATTTACCTGGAGTTTCAAGGTGGGCAGGAAGTTTAAGCGGAGAATATTCAAAAAAAGCAAAATTCTTTGCTAACGCAGGAAAATTCTTTATAGCTCTTGATGGTTATGCCCGTTCTGAATTCTCATCAAGTCCTTCGGCTTCAAAATATTTAGTGGTTCCTGGTTATGGTATTTTTAATGGTCGCTTAGGTTTCCGTGCATCAGAAGGTTTATCTGTTCACATTTGGGGACGCAACCTTTTAAACAAAAATTATTACGAACAATTGTTGCCTGCCGGAGGAAATGCAGGGCAATACGCAGCAGTGTTAGGAGATCAAATCACTTATGGAGTTACATTAAAGTATTCTCTATAA
- the pstA gene encoding phosphate ABC transporter permease PstA, with translation MRKIEENIFKVLMILSTIIISSTLFMIVYTIFSKGIGSLNWDMVSKIPEGGFYIGKGGGILNAIVGSIYITVGSTLLGLLISLPIVIYINVYAKRNATLATITRLSYDILFGIPSIVYGAFGFAIMVYMGLKTSLLAGIITVTLMIIPILVRAIDEVVRVVPEDMGNAVFALGGTRYETAKIILRQSIPGIITAILLSFGRAIGDAACVLFTAGFTDSIPTSLDQPAATLPLSIFFQLSSPIKEVQNRAYAAAVILTIIVLVINIVAKIASKNLSKNKI, from the coding sequence ATGAGAAAAATAGAAGAAAATATATTCAAAGTTTTGATGATACTGAGTACCATCATCATCAGTAGTACCCTGTTTATGATAGTGTACACCATTTTTTCCAAAGGAATTGGTTCTTTGAATTGGGATATGGTTTCAAAAATCCCAGAAGGTGGCTTCTACATTGGTAAAGGAGGTGGCATTTTGAATGCCATAGTGGGATCGATTTACATCACTGTAGGTTCTACTTTATTGGGACTTTTGATCAGTCTTCCAATTGTTATTTACATAAATGTGTATGCCAAAAGAAACGCCACATTGGCTACGATTACCCGACTGAGTTACGACATCCTGTTTGGGATTCCGTCCATCGTTTACGGTGCTTTTGGATTTGCAATTATGGTCTATATGGGATTGAAAACTTCATTATTAGCAGGAATCATTACGGTAACTTTAATGATAATTCCGATACTGGTTCGAGCAATAGATGAAGTAGTTCGCGTCGTGCCCGAAGATATGGGCAACGCTGTTTTCGCACTTGGGGGAACACGCTATGAAACCGCAAAAATCATCTTGCGACAATCCATTCCTGGAATTATAACCGCTATATTATTGTCTTTCGGAAGAGCTATTGGTGATGCGGCTTGTGTACTTTTCACAGCTGGCTTTACCGATAGTATTCCAACCTCTCTCGACCAACCTGCCGCAACTTTGCCTCTATCCATTTTTTTTCAATTGAGCAGCCCGATAAAAGAAGTTCAAAACAGAGCCTATGCCGCGGCAGTAATCCTTACCATTATTGTTTTAGTCATTAACATTGTGGCAAAAATAGCCAGCAAAAATCTTTCAAAAAATAAAATATGA